In Edaphobacter aggregans, the sequence GGGAAGTGCGGACGGCTAGCTCGAAGGTTCCGATGGCTCCGGGGGAGCTGGGGATAAGGTAGGAGAGGTTCGCGGCGGAGACAGCCTGCCATGGGCCGATGCGATCGGTGACCAGGCCGATGAGATGAGCGGCTGAGACGAAGATCATGCCCTCGCAGGCCCAGATAACTGCGGATTGAAGAAGAAGCAGGATTGAGCCGAGAATGCCTATCTGGCGGATGCAATCAAGCGCGAGGAGGAGCCAGTGCTCGATCTTGGCTAGCAGGGGCTTTTGCGGAAGACGGGCGAGGAGACTGCGGATGGGAGACTCGAGCACACGGGCGCCGAGGATTAAGACGAGAAGTCCCGTGATGGAGATGGCCAGTGTCAGATAGGCCACGAAGCGGTAGTGGGGAGCGACACCTTTGCCCATGAAGACGACGAAGAGGAGGACGAGAATGAAGATGTCGAGGAGTTTTTCGAGGATGACGGTGCTGAGGATGACGGAGGGTGCGGCCCCGAGGTCGCCTGAGTAGGTGAAGACGCGCATGATGTCGCCGATACGCAGAGGCAGGATATTGTTGGCGGCGAGCGAGGTCATCAGGACGCGGGCGCAGACAGCGAAACCGGCTCCGGTGGACCGCATCATGTACGTCCAGCGGACGCAGCGGAGGGTGTAACTGGCGAGCGTGAAGGCGAAAACGCCGATGATCCAAAAAGGATGTTCGAAACGGAGAGCTCGGATCTGAGCGAAGGATATTCCTTTGAAGGTGTACCAGAGGAAGAATGCGCTGATGAGCAGGCCAGGAAGTGCTTTGAGCAGATTATGGCTACGCGAGGCATTAGTCATGCAGACACCGTCGTCTGATGGCGGAAAGCTGCTGCTTGAGTAGGTACACAGAGAGCCGGGAAGAAGAGAAGCATGCTGCTTCCATTGTATCGTCCGGTCGCATGGTCTTCTGGATGGAAGTGATGGTGTGCCGTCTGCCCATTGTTCCGGGCAGACGGCAGTTTGATCACTTGCCTGCGGGTGATGTGCTCGCGGTAGTTGTGGGAGCGACAGTGAGGACTACACTTTCCTGGTCCTTAGTCTCCACCTTGTTATAGAAGGTGCGGAGGTCAAAGTACTCGTTCGGCAAAAAAATGATCTCGCCCAACGTGTAATCCCGGCGGAAGGTGACGCTGGTTGGAGTGGACTCCGTTTTAAGGGTGTATGCAGCGGAGTTCTGAAATTGTTGTTTATCGCCGGTTGGGAGCGATTCCACTTTGAAAGTTGAGGGAAAGTTGATGCGAACGGCATCCTGCGCGACTTGGGGGTAATGGAAGTAGACGGCGACCTCCCGCTTCTCGTGAGGAAAGGTTGGCTTGGAGTTGGTTTCGAAGATATCGCCGGTGATCAGGAGACGCTTTCCGGTGGAGGAGCCGATCGGACCTTTGACGTAGAAGTTGACGGAGAGAGGCTGTTCGTAGTCTTCGAGTTTTTCGATTGAGGATAGCTTGACGTCCATCCCCTGCGGCAGGAGATGTTCCAGACTGACGCGCAGTTCGCGTTCGAGACTGGTCTGGTCGCCTGTAAGCGAACGCTGCCGCCAGCTCATCGCCGGAGCCCCAATGTAAGTCATCTTGATGGCTCCAGTAACGATTCCCTGCTGATCCATGGTCAGGTTGGCAACACGCTGAACGTGGGATGCGGTGTAGGGTTCACGCGGAGTCTGAATCAGAGCGGTGCCTGAGTCGGTCTGGCGCAGACTGCCCGCCATGGTGTGCTTCCAGGCGAGATGCTGATATGGGCAGTAGCGCGAACCGGGATCGAAGTATTGCTCCTTGCCATCGACGTTGACGATCGCGATGTCGTCGTCGAATTGCGACATGTTGAGATAGCCCGCAAGAAAGATGTTGTGATCACGACTGACGACTGTGGAGAGATAAGCCTTCATACCAGCAGCGCGAGCCATAGCGACGAAGAGGGTGGCAAGCTGGTCTCCGTTGCCGCGCTTGTGCTCCCATATGTCGTCGGTGTTACGGACCTCGTGAAGACCCTGGGCCTTTTCTTCAGCGTCAGAGTGTTCGCGGGTAAAGTCGGTGTTCTCGAGCTTCATGACAGCGGCGTATATCTTGCGAAGCTTCTGGTCCTGCGTGTCTGTGGGAGTGGTTAGATCCTGAACAGCGGCGCGGATGCCGGGGCCGGGCCCAATGAATTTATCGCGCAGCTTGGACCAGTGCTTGCCCTCGCTCTTCCAAGCTTCGTCAGCGGTGCGGTAGGGCGAATAGTAGAAGAGAACGCGGAAGGAGAGGCTGGTTATCGGTGGCATGTACTCCTCCTCGGGGGCGGGAGGAACGTCGTGGGCGTTGACTTCGAAAGTGTACCGGCCATTATTTCCGCCCACGCCGGGTAGTTGTGTTTTTTTGAATTCCGCAGTGGCAGGCAGGACAGGAAACCAGGCGATGCTGCTGGTAAGCTGACCACGATCGTCACTGCTCACAAGCTGTTTGTCGGTCGGCTTCCACATATAGTGAGCTTTGCGGGTGTAGAGGTCGGATTGGATGTACCAGCTGGGAGCCATGAACCAGTGATCGTCCATACGGCGGGTGTATCTATACTCGATGATGCTGCCTACCTCGACGTCGGGTAGCGTAAAGACCTTGGCCATATGGCGCATCTCCTTGGTCTTTTCGATGAGTTTGTCGTAGGGCTTGCCGCTGAATGGGATGGCGGTGCCGTCAGGGTGAATGGTTCGACCGGCGATGTCGTTGACACTGATGCCGCCCTCGCCTTTCGAGTACGGCAGCTCAACGTTGGCGTACTCCTTACCCTTCTCCGTAAGGACCTTGAGACGAATGTAGATGCTGAACATGTGCAGATCGTCTTCAGTCTTCTCTTCTCGGAAGAGATAGACGGCAGCGGCACCGGGAACCTCGGGCTGCGAGGTCATGGAGAGCTCTTCTTTGGTGGGGACTGTCCACTGATCGGCTCGAGCAAGCGGGGCGGCAAGGCTGATAAGTGAGGCAAGGAGTACAGTTCGGAGGAGGCGAGAGCTTAACGTGCACTTCATCTTAGGGTCGTTCCTTCTTTCATTTGCAGCAGGAGGCTGACTTTCGTTTAGTAGCTACTTCTTTTTGAGGACGGCGCTACTTTGTTCGTCGGCAGCAATAACGCCTGCCAGTTTCTGGAGATCGCTATACCGGTCGGCGGGAAGAGTGACCTCGCGGACGGTATAGGTGCGACTGTAGTGGAGGACGTTGTCCTTGACTTGAGTGGAGCTCTCGTAGGCGGCGAAGCCCATGTCGAGCTTGACGGGCTCAGGAATCTCATCCACCGCGTAACCGGCGGGCAGCTCGATGTCGTAGTCGTCGATTGCCTGCATAGTCTCCTTCATGTCGATGGGGATGCGGCGTGTTTTGTGTTCGGTGTATAGGCCCTCACTGCCTAGGACGCGAGGGCGCACCATGAGCAGTGGTCCCATCACTTTGCCGAAACGGTCGGCGTTGAGAGCGAAGGTCGTGGTGAGGTCCTTGTTAAGGGCCTCGGCGTTTTCAACCTTGAAATCGGAGACTTTGAAGGTGGTGAAGTCCTGCTCGAGGAGGTGGTCGAGAGAGTCGCTTTGCTCCTTGGCATCACCAGAGGTGTAGAGAGTTCGGCGGCCTTCGGAGACATCGCCGAAGCGCTTCTCTGTAACTGTACCTTTCAGGGAGCCATCGGGCTGAAGTTGGAAGCTGGCGGTGCGGCGGATGGTATTGAGTTCCGGTGCGAGGAGGGGAAACTTGATGACCTGGCTGTTGCTGCCTTCCATCAGGATGCCGTAGCTTCCCTGGAGGTTGTGCTCCAGCTGGCCGAAGGCAGTCTTGTCCCATGTCGGATCGAAGATGAGGTATTGCCGGCCTGTCTTTGCGGTGACGACACTGCGGAGCTTTGGCGAGCTGTATCCCTTGGGGATTTCGATGGCCGCGATCATGTGGTTGCCCACGATGGATGGGGCGTCGGGATCGATGACGCCGCGCCGGGTGTCGACCATCACGAGCGCAGCGTGAATGTCGACGGCAGAGAGCATCGCTGCAAGCAGGGTTGCCTTGTCCTTGCAGTCGCCGTAGCGATTACGGAAGATATCGCCGGCGAAGTGAGGCTGGTAGCCGCCAATGCCCATCTCGATGACGAAGTAGCGGACCTGCTTCTGAACGAATTCAGCGATGGCTTCGGTTTTGTCGTAGAAATCGGTCTTGCCGGCGGTAAGTTCTTTTGCCTTAGCGGCGATCTCAGGGGTAGGGATAAGGCGATCCTTAGAGAGAGTCTGATACCACTCGCCGATGCTTTGCCACGAACCCTGACTTGCGGCAGGAGCTCCTGGCGGGGCGTAGTGCACGGTCATACGGCCGGCGAGGGCCATCTCAGAAGGACGCATCTGAACGTGCTGAAGTTCGATGGCAGGAGTGTCATTCATCTCCCATCGCCAACGCTGGTGCTCAAGATCGATGGACTTGGTCTGCTCATGGTGAGCCCATACTGTGCCGTAGGTATAGCCAGGAGGAAGCTCAAGTGTGAAGGCTTGATGGAGACGCGGAGTGTCACTTTGGAAGTGCCAGGTCTTCTCAGTCAGGTAAGGCAGGACACGCTGTTCGTACTCGTAGGCGACGACGCCACCTGGATCGCGGCCGGGCGCCCGCGCTGCCTTGAATTTGATGTCTTCAAAGAGATTGCCTTGGCCGGGATAGCCGAACTCGACGATCTCCTTATCCTTGACCTCATATTCGTGTCCGTCGGGACCGACGCTCCACACATGGAGGGAGAGAATCTTCGTGTCTTTGTCGAAGGGCACATAGACGATGGCCTCGTCCCTGCCCTGAGGCCGGAGAATCTTTATAGCGGAACGGTAGTGCTCGATGGCGCTGCCGTCGGGGGCTACGGAGTAGGTCGTGTCCTCAAGAAGAATTGCCGCGTTGGTCTCTGGGGTGTAGGCTGGGAGTTTTTGCGCAGCGGCTGTGCGAACCCACTCCGGAACACTGTCCGGCTTGGCTGCGAGTAACGGCGACGACGTGATGACAGCGAGGACGGCAGAGACGAAGAGATGCTTACGGACTCTTCGCAGTGGAACAGTGCAGCCAATCATGAAGCCCCTTGCGCACGACTCTCTTATACCGAATGGGGGGAGCCATGCCGGAGTTGAGGGATCTGCGTGCCAGAGTTATACGACGAAGGACGTTACAGTTCAAGAAAAATCAAGCCCCAAAAGATCCTCTTCGGGGGATTGCGCTGAACTAAATTCTGGTGTTCTTGAATTCTACATCCGAATCATTCCCCGCTGAAATGGCCGTGGCTACGGAACGCGGAGGGGACGGAAGCCGGTCGTCGGGAAGAGGCCCGTCGCGTAGCTTTCGGTTGGATACTGCGGCTTGAAGGTGTACCGCACGAAGAATCCACCGGAGACGGTGTTGTAGTTGTTCGTATTGTTGGCGACGAGGTAGCCGCCTACGTACCAGTGCTCGGCGACATGGTAGGCCGCCTCAGAGTTGATCGCATAGTTCAGACCTGTGTCGCTGTTCTGGGGGAAGAATGCGTTGCCTGAACCGGTCTGTAGTGGGCGGTCGAGCGGGAAGTAGGGTGCGCTGTCTTCCTGAAATGTCTGTACGCCGATGCTGCCGTTGATAGTGTAGTGGAAGTTCGTCTTGTAGTACCCGTTGAAGGTGACCGGGACCGAGGACAAGAAATAGATGTTGGGGCTGAAGTAGCCCCCCTGTCCGTAAGTCATGCCGCGCTCGTTGTGGTCGTAGTGCATCCCGAAGAAGCCGACTCCCATGTTCAGGCTGCCATATCCTGGCCAGTTCTTTACTCGGAAGTAGGAGCCCATCGTTCCTTCGAACTTGAGGTTATCGAGGACGTGATAGCCATTGAGGACGGCACCGCCACCATTAACGTAGATCCCTGCACGTTCGTTGCCTATATCGAGACGAACGCCACCGCCAGTAGAGATGACGCCACCCCAGATATTGCCGGCGAAGACCGGCGAGATGGTGCCGGGATCGCGGAGGCCGGCGTAGGAAAGCTGCGTGTCCTTGACCGAGTCGCGGTCGCCGAAGAAGGTAAAGTGGCCGCCCATCGGACGCCACTGCGCGCGGCCTGTAATGTTAGAAACCAGAAATCCGTAAGGTGTGTAACCCGCTGCGAGGCCGATGTTAGCCGTCGTAAGCTGCAGTTCGCCGCCTACGCCGCTGGCGAACTGCTGAGCGGGTGTGTTCAGGGCATTTGCAGGCAGCGTGCCGAGGATCGGGATAGTGCCAGTGGCGGTCTGGAAGAACGCGCTATCGATAGTGCCGGAGTTGAGGAAGACGGCTTTGGGAACGACAGTAAGACGGACCGTTTTGCCCAGCACTGCGGAGGCTTCGAATGGGGCCTCGAGGTCGGTGAGGCGATCGAACCCAGCTGTGCCGCTACGATAACGGGCGTAGCCTGTGCCGCCAACCCAACCGCTGTAGGAGCCTTCGAGAGCTGCCAGTTCGAGTTCAGTCTTCGCGCGCTGCGAGAGCGGTCCTCCAGGGACGACAGATGCGTCGTAGGAACCACGGAGGGGTGGGACGCTCTTGGCAACTAAGTCGGCATCGGTAGGCGGTGTTCCTTGTGGAATGGGTGCCCCGAGAACGGGATAGCCGGAGTCATTGAGAGGCTGAGGAACGTTCGGATAGTTAAGCGCTGGGAGAGCGGGAGCTGGAGGCGGCGCAGTTCTTGTAGGTGCCGGCTGCGATGTGTGGCGACGAGCCGTGCTGGAGGTGCTGTGAGGATACACTCCCGGCTGAG encodes:
- a CDS encoding YbhN family protein, with translation MTNASRSHNLLKALPGLLISAFFLWYTFKGISFAQIRALRFEHPFWIIGVFAFTLASYTLRCVRWTYMMRSTGAGFAVCARVLMTSLAANNILPLRIGDIMRVFTYSGDLGAAPSVILSTVILEKLLDIFILVLLFVVFMGKGVAPHYRFVAYLTLAISITGLLVLILGARVLESPIRSLLARLPQKPLLAKIEHWLLLALDCIRQIGILGSILLLLQSAVIWACEGMIFVSAAHLIGLVTDRIGPWQAVSAANLSYLIPSSPGAIGTFELAVRTSLVSHGADPARAAIYGLALHAWLLISVTGAGGLIFLIHRFRIHNTTPLLKEIETLPAELP
- a CDS encoding DUF3857 domain-containing protein; protein product: MKCTLSSRLLRTVLLASLISLAAPLARADQWTVPTKEELSMTSQPEVPGAAAVYLFREEKTEDDLHMFSIYIRLKVLTEKGKEYANVELPYSKGEGGISVNDIAGRTIHPDGTAIPFSGKPYDKLIEKTKEMRHMAKVFTLPDVEVGSIIEYRYTRRMDDHWFMAPSWYIQSDLYTRKAHYMWKPTDKQLVSSDDRGQLTSSIAWFPVLPATAEFKKTQLPGVGGNNGRYTFEVNAHDVPPAPEEEYMPPITSLSFRVLFYYSPYRTADEAWKSEGKHWSKLRDKFIGPGPGIRAAVQDLTTPTDTQDQKLRKIYAAVMKLENTDFTREHSDAEEKAQGLHEVRNTDDIWEHKRGNGDQLATLFVAMARAAGMKAYLSTVVSRDHNIFLAGYLNMSQFDDDIAIVNVDGKEQYFDPGSRYCPYQHLAWKHTMAGSLRQTDSGTALIQTPREPYTASHVQRVANLTMDQQGIVTGAIKMTYIGAPAMSWRQRSLTGDQTSLERELRVSLEHLLPQGMDVKLSSIEKLEDYEQPLSVNFYVKGPIGSSTGKRLLITGDIFETNSKPTFPHEKREVAVYFHYPQVAQDAVRINFPSTFKVESLPTGDKQQFQNSAAYTLKTESTPTSVTFRRDYTLGEIIFLPNEYFDLRTFYNKVETKDQESVVLTVAPTTTASTSPAGK
- a CDS encoding DUF3857 domain-containing transglutaminase family protein: MIGCTVPLRRVRKHLFVSAVLAVITSSPLLAAKPDSVPEWVRTAAAQKLPAYTPETNAAILLEDTTYSVAPDGSAIEHYRSAIKILRPQGRDEAIVYVPFDKDTKILSLHVWSVGPDGHEYEVKDKEIVEFGYPGQGNLFEDIKFKAARAPGRDPGGVVAYEYEQRVLPYLTEKTWHFQSDTPRLHQAFTLELPPGYTYGTVWAHHEQTKSIDLEHQRWRWEMNDTPAIELQHVQMRPSEMALAGRMTVHYAPPGAPAASQGSWQSIGEWYQTLSKDRLIPTPEIAAKAKELTAGKTDFYDKTEAIAEFVQKQVRYFVIEMGIGGYQPHFAGDIFRNRYGDCKDKATLLAAMLSAVDIHAALVMVDTRRGVIDPDAPSIVGNHMIAAIEIPKGYSSPKLRSVVTAKTGRQYLIFDPTWDKTAFGQLEHNLQGSYGILMEGSNSQVIKFPLLAPELNTIRRTASFQLQPDGSLKGTVTEKRFGDVSEGRRTLYTSGDAKEQSDSLDHLLEQDFTTFKVSDFKVENAEALNKDLTTTFALNADRFGKVMGPLLMVRPRVLGSEGLYTEHKTRRIPIDMKETMQAIDDYDIELPAGYAVDEIPEPVKLDMGFAAYESSTQVKDNVLHYSRTYTVREVTLPADRYSDLQKLAGVIAADEQSSAVLKKK